The genomic interval TCGCCTTCAACAATCTCCACATCCAGCCCTTGCAGGTTATCCAGACGACTGGAAGGACGTACAAGTGCCCGCACCTGATACCCTTCTTGCAGGAGCAAGTGAACCAGGTTCGCTCCAACAAAACCTGTTCCTCCAGTGACAAAAGCCCTCTTCATACCCATCCCTAGACCCTATTTTTACTCGCTAGCGGCAGGTTAATCCCCTACAAACAACCTTGATTTCTTATAAATAACACCTCGACATCTGGCTCAGGTGCAGTGTTAGCCTTCTGTGATAGCCCACAATACCTCGACAATTTAGATTCAAAGTAAATCTTCTTCAGATAATTGGGCTATTTTCATCAAGGCTTTCAAGGTTCCAATCTTCAGATCTTGATTGCGATGAACTGGAATTGACAAAATTTGCTCTATTTCGGGATTCTCATAAATGTGATGACTGCCAGTAATTTTTCGCAATATCCAGCCTTTTTGCTCCACAATCTTGCACAATCGCTTACCAGAAACAGATTTTATACAGCGATATCGACAACTTGATCAGTTGGCTTAACCGCATTGCGGCTGTTAGCAACATTAAGCCAACCTT from Kovacikia minuta CCNUW1 carries:
- a CDS encoding type II toxin-antitoxin system HicA family toxin — encoded protein: MCKIVEQKGWILRKITGSHHIYENPEIEQILSIPVHRNQDLKIGTLKALMKIAQLSEEDLL